One segment of Desulfosudis oleivorans Hxd3 DNA contains the following:
- the cas5e gene encoding type I-E CRISPR-associated protein Cas5/CasD, producing the protein MGYLLFRLYGPMASWGEIAVGETRHTANYPGRSAIIGLMAAALGIKRSETENQQALDQGCLIAVEARSHGSLLRDYHTTQVPDSVGGFVYRTRRDELIIGKPRLGTILSSREYRQDALAVSAVRVLPGARYELQTIKTHLEQPRLHVYLGRKSCPLSAPMNPQIDKTSRNFHEAFQAYAHQPLLPVHHSGKEGLSKRDAYWLGLANDRHYYWEGEPSEFSDTIDLSRVQTRIRHDQPLSRTRWQFSPRQEHYWYFSGGE; encoded by the coding sequence ATGGGTTATCTTTTATTCCGTCTTTACGGGCCAATGGCCAGTTGGGGAGAAATTGCCGTGGGAGAAACCCGGCATACGGCAAACTATCCCGGCAGATCGGCCATTATCGGGTTGATGGCAGCCGCCCTGGGAATCAAACGTTCCGAAACCGAAAACCAGCAGGCCCTGGATCAGGGCTGTTTAATCGCTGTTGAGGCCCGCTCGCACGGCAGCCTGCTTCGGGATTATCACACCACCCAGGTGCCGGATTCCGTCGGCGGTTTTGTTTACAGGACACGCCGGGATGAACTGATTATCGGAAAGCCTCGCCTGGGAACCATCCTGTCCAGTCGTGAATACCGTCAGGATGCCTTGGCGGTGTCGGCAGTAAGGGTTTTGCCGGGTGCCCGGTATGAGCTACAAACGATAAAAACCCACCTTGAACAGCCCAGGCTCCATGTGTATCTCGGCCGCAAATCGTGCCCCTTGTCAGCGCCCATGAACCCGCAGATAGATAAAACCAGCCGTAATTTTCATGAGGCCTTCCAGGCGTATGCACATCAACCCCTTTTGCCGGTTCATCATTCCGGCAAAGAGGGGTTGTCGAAGCGCGATGCCTACTGGCTGGGGTTGGCTAACGACCGCCATTACTACTGGGAAGGAGAACCATCTGAGTTTTCCGATACGATTGATCTTAGCCGGGTTCAGACCAGGATCAGGCATGACCAGCCGTTGTCGCGGACGCGCTGGCAATTCTCTCCGCGCCAGGAACACTATTGGTATTTTTCGGGAGGTGAATAA
- the cas6e gene encoding type I-E CRISPR-associated protein Cas6/Cse3/CasE — MYFSRVRIQPDIHQETQMAKVLADSVYNIHRLLWDLFPGQKQRNFLYREEIAREQLGYQGGARGESLYYLVSSSAPSSQSPFFAVETRRYEPQLQPDEALRFELRANPVVTKNGKKHDVVMDAQQTFLKLLCEELGLLSHLQGTPEKKEYKNVLLTHGGQRLDSRLTDLLDGDYRYAERLDQKLTPREKLEWALRAEIDNTLDEWMAKQGKQNGFTIVKDTHGNLKLQNSAYQWHALTGKAAKGKKSGFSAVDFTGDLVVSDVEAFKKSLFNGIGRSKAFGCGLMLVKRI; from the coding sequence ATGTATTTTTCCCGCGTTCGAATACAGCCGGATATTCATCAGGAAACACAGATGGCAAAAGTGCTTGCGGACAGTGTCTATAACATCCATCGGCTGCTTTGGGACCTTTTCCCCGGACAAAAACAAAGAAACTTTCTGTACCGGGAGGAGATCGCCAGAGAACAGCTCGGGTATCAAGGAGGCGCCCGTGGGGAATCTCTTTATTACCTTGTGTCTTCATCGGCACCTTCTTCTCAATCCCCGTTTTTTGCAGTAGAAACCCGGCGGTATGAACCCCAGTTGCAGCCGGACGAAGCCCTGCGTTTTGAGCTGCGTGCCAATCCGGTCGTGACTAAAAACGGTAAAAAACATGATGTTGTCATGGATGCCCAGCAAACTTTTTTAAAACTGTTATGCGAAGAGCTGGGGCTTCTGTCACACCTGCAAGGTACGCCTGAAAAAAAAGAGTATAAAAATGTTCTCCTTACACATGGAGGGCAACGCTTGGACAGCCGGTTGACCGATTTGTTAGACGGAGATTATCGATATGCCGAGCGCCTGGACCAGAAGCTTACCCCGCGCGAAAAGTTGGAATGGGCACTGAGAGCCGAAATCGATAACACGCTTGACGAGTGGATGGCAAAGCAGGGCAAACAAAATGGATTTACGATTGTAAAGGATACTCATGGGAATCTGAAACTTCAGAACAGTGCCTACCAATGGCATGCATTAACAGGAAAAGCCGCCAAAGGGAAGAAGTCCGGCTTCAGCGCCGTGGACTTTACTGGTGATTTGGTGGTCTCTGATGTTGAGGCATTCAAGAAGTCACTTTTTAACGGTATCGGACGATCTAAAGCCTTTGGCTGTGGGCTGATGTTGGTGAAACGGATTTGA
- the cas2e gene encoding type I-E CRISPR-associated endoribonuclease Cas2e, translating into MSMLVVVTEAVPPRLRGRLAVWLLEIRAGVYVGNVSRRIREMIWEQIAALAEDGNVAMAWATPNESGFDFQTYGKNRRIPINYDGLRLVSFLPPDQGTNETTTAL; encoded by the coding sequence ATGAGCATGCTGGTGGTTGTCACGGAAGCTGTTCCTCCACGTCTGCGCGGCAGACTCGCTGTGTGGCTGCTTGAAATTCGGGCAGGTGTTTATGTGGGTAATGTCTCACGACGCATCCGGGAGATGATTTGGGAACAGATCGCAGCCCTGGCTGAGGACGGCAATGTGGCAATGGCATGGGCGACGCCCAATGAATCAGGATTTGATTTTCAGACCTATGGTAAAAATCGCCGGATACCTATCAACTATGATGGCCTCCGGCTGGTTTCATTTTTGCCGCCAGACCAAGGCACGAATGAAACGACAACTGCTCTTTGA
- a CDS encoding GIY-YIG nuclease family protein, whose product MEKLPCVYIMTNNTNSVLYTGVTSHLKKRVYKHKEKITGGFTKKYNAHKLVYYEVFQDMKAAIAREKQIKNGSRQKKVDLIDNMNAEWVDLYELL is encoded by the coding sequence ATGGAAAAACTGCCCTGTGTGTATATTATGACCAACAATACGAATTCAGTGCTTTACACGGGTGTTACAAGCCACCTGAAAAAACGTGTCTATAAGCATAAGGAGAAAATAACGGGCGGTTTTACGAAAAAATATAACGCTCATAAGCTGGTATATTACGAGGTATTCCAGGACATGAAGGCCGCCATTGCGAGGGAGAAGCAGATCAAAAACGGTTCCCGGCAGAAGAAAGTCGATTTGATCGACAACATGAATGCTGAATGGGTGGATCTGTATGAGTTGTTGTAA
- a CDS encoding EAL domain-containing protein, with translation MKTGANTTEGRGQWYLEAAADANREWMVAIEAVPFVIGREKDCNLTLTDSLVSRHHCEIHISGDHLWIRDLNSKNGTFVNSRQMDQAELLKPGDLVSIGKFQFNIKYFTPDAGLTVDDTLSLGDLSNYDLSLEPRLRAMIAQQSVIIHFQPVFNISSASVLGYEILGRTTDENLPADATTLFDMAEWFGCDAELSSLFREAGVGIGKHLPGSPLLFVNATSSEISRMDRLVESLGRVHDLAPANRVVLELNEKAANDTTEIARLRTALNDLNMGLAFDDFGVGQTRLAELAKAPPDFLKFDISLIRKIHLAPKRLHQMVATFVTAARDLEISSLAEGIECAEEADVCRNLGFQFAQGFFYGRPLPINEIHTTGFPETGATGQAPACP, from the coding sequence GTGAAAACCGGGGCAAACACCACTGAAGGGCGGGGGCAATGGTACCTGGAGGCGGCTGCGGACGCCAACAGGGAGTGGATGGTCGCCATTGAAGCCGTGCCCTTTGTCATCGGCCGGGAAAAGGACTGCAACCTTACGCTCACCGACAGCCTGGTCTCCCGCCACCACTGCGAAATCCATATCAGCGGCGATCACCTCTGGATTCGCGACCTGAACAGCAAAAACGGCACCTTTGTAAACAGCAGGCAGATGGACCAGGCCGAACTCCTCAAGCCGGGCGACCTTGTTTCTATCGGTAAATTCCAGTTCAACATAAAGTACTTTACCCCGGACGCGGGCCTCACAGTGGACGACACCCTTTCACTCGGCGACCTGTCCAACTACGACCTTTCGCTTGAACCCCGGCTGCGGGCCATGATTGCACAGCAAAGCGTGATCATCCATTTTCAGCCGGTGTTCAACATATCCAGCGCCTCGGTTCTGGGGTATGAAATCCTGGGCCGGACCACCGATGAAAACCTTCCCGCCGACGCCACCACCCTTTTTGACATGGCCGAATGGTTCGGGTGCGATGCCGAACTCAGCTCCCTTTTTCGTGAGGCCGGCGTGGGCATCGGAAAGCACCTGCCCGGCTCACCCCTGCTGTTTGTCAACGCCACGTCCTCTGAAATCAGCCGCATGGATCGGCTTGTAGAATCACTGGGCCGCGTTCACGACCTGGCCCCCGCCAACAGAGTCGTGCTGGAACTCAATGAAAAAGCGGCCAACGACACCACTGAAATTGCCCGCCTGCGCACCGCCCTGAACGACCTCAACATGGGCCTGGCCTTTGACGATTTCGGCGTGGGCCAGACACGGCTGGCCGAACTGGCCAAGGCGCCCCCGGATTTTCTAAAATTCGATATCTCCCTGATCCGCAAAATCCACCTGGCCCCCAAACGCCTGCACCAGATGGTGGCCACCTTTGTCACAGCGGCCCGGGACCTGGAGATCTCCTCCCTTGCAGAGGGAATCGAGTGCGCCGAAGAGGCCGATGTCTGCCGCAACCTGGGTTTCCAGTTTGCCCAGGGCTTTTTCTACGGCCGCCCCCTGCCCATCAACGAAATCCACACCACCGGCTTTCCAGAAACGGGTGCCACGGGCCAAGCGCCAGCTTGCCCGTGA
- the ahbB gene encoding siroheme decarboxylase subunit beta yields the protein MLSETEKKVIAAIQGDIPITERPYLEIAEKLDISEEALIAVLADLRDRGIIRRFGATLRHQKSGITANAMVAWKVEEDRIEDVGKVFAAFDAVSHCYRRDPVPDWPYNMYTMVHAVSEENCLETTRRMAEAAGVSDYSVLFSRRELKKTSMEYFTDEDD from the coding sequence ATGTTATCAGAAACCGAGAAAAAAGTGATTGCCGCCATTCAGGGCGATATTCCCATTACCGAGCGGCCCTACCTGGAGATTGCCGAAAAACTCGACATATCCGAGGAGGCGCTGATCGCCGTTCTTGCCGACCTGCGGGACCGGGGCATTATCCGCCGGTTCGGGGCCACCCTGCGCCACCAGAAATCGGGCATCACGGCCAATGCCATGGTGGCCTGGAAGGTGGAAGAGGATCGGATCGAAGACGTGGGCAAGGTGTTTGCCGCCTTTGACGCGGTGAGCCACTGCTACCGCCGGGACCCGGTGCCGGACTGGCCGTATAACATGTATACCATGGTGCATGCCGTTTCCGAGGAGAACTGCCTTGAGACTACCCGGCGAATGGCCGAGGCCGCGGGTGTATCCGACTACAGTGTGCTGTTCAGCCGGCGCGAGCTGAAAAAAACGTCGATGGAGTACTTTACTGACGAAGACGACTGA
- the casB gene encoding type I-E CRISPR-associated protein Cse2/CasB, with protein MSEYYYLDAESCQLLQRWHHWLDNNRGDRARLRRAERPEDVLLTEAFFNFLKQMPNSWQEQKPIFSSAAVAGLLSHVKADHQVVSKGYQPKDEKKSKKMASFSEQLATSIKGDRGAMSELRFQQLQKSRTTDEFYRRMVRAIRLLDGRVNILSLANDIIQWHKEHDREFDRKPANRLAVRWATDYFSVLPNN; from the coding sequence ATGAGTGAATACTATTATTTAGACGCGGAAAGCTGTCAATTGTTGCAGCGCTGGCATCACTGGCTGGATAACAACCGGGGAGACCGAGCCCGGCTGCGGCGGGCGGAACGGCCGGAAGATGTTTTGCTGACCGAAGCATTTTTTAATTTTCTAAAACAAATGCCGAATAGCTGGCAGGAGCAGAAACCGATTTTTTCCAGTGCGGCGGTGGCCGGGCTTCTGTCGCATGTAAAAGCGGACCATCAGGTGGTGAGCAAGGGCTATCAGCCCAAAGATGAAAAGAAATCGAAAAAGATGGCCTCCTTTTCCGAACAATTGGCTACATCAATTAAAGGCGACAGGGGAGCTATGAGCGAATTGCGTTTCCAGCAGTTGCAGAAAAGCCGGACAACCGATGAATTCTATCGCCGCATGGTCCGGGCGATTCGCCTGCTGGACGGCCGGGTAAATATCCTCTCCCTGGCCAATGACATTATTCAATGGCACAAAGAGCATGATCGGGAGTTTGACCGCAAGCCGGCCAACCGCCTGGCTGTCCGCTGGGCTACCGATTATTTTTCAGTGTTACCGAACAACTAA
- the casA gene encoding type I-E CRISPR-associated protein Cse1/CasA encodes MNLLTDKWIPVIRENGPDKIAPWQIVETENPVMEINAPRPDFQGALYQFFIGLLQTCFAPEDEDQWRQYWENMPKPDELKKVFEKNTIKKNFELYNPDGPAFMQDFDLSDGEEKHISFLLIEAPGGKTQKDNLDHFIKRGHVNSLCESCTASALFTLQLNAPAGGQGNRVGLRGGGPLTTLLVPEEANSNLWHKVWLNILNKEDNEEFFSPGPLDDSVLPWLGPTRISDKQGVATTPEDCHALQMYWGMPRRIRLRANEEKGNCDICGHPSNVLYKTYKAKNFGIDYVGAWVHPLTPYRFDTDHQKPPLSLKGQKGGLGYRHWLGLALQDTETGNKAATTVQFYNDERGPTLFNNQSAALWCFGFDMDNMKARCWYDTHFPVLILNKQQKENLIAWAVELIGSARATVKILRDAVKSAWFKRPGDAKGDMSAIDRQFWETTEPGFYKLLDDMAKLPSATRMAPPEIYANWFRMIKESMFDIFEKATLYNSPEEVDLKQIVSAKQSLTKTFYNNSVIKNLKAKAKEEVAQ; translated from the coding sequence ATGAACCTGCTCACAGACAAATGGATTCCGGTTATACGCGAAAACGGGCCGGATAAAATCGCGCCCTGGCAGATTGTCGAGACTGAGAATCCGGTTATGGAAATCAACGCGCCGCGCCCGGATTTCCAGGGTGCGCTGTATCAATTTTTTATCGGCCTGCTGCAAACCTGTTTTGCGCCGGAAGATGAGGATCAGTGGCGGCAGTACTGGGAAAATATGCCTAAGCCTGATGAGTTAAAAAAGGTTTTTGAGAAAAATACTATTAAGAAGAATTTTGAGTTGTATAACCCTGATGGCCCGGCGTTTATGCAGGACTTTGATTTGTCTGATGGTGAAGAAAAGCACATTTCCTTTTTATTAATTGAGGCTCCGGGCGGGAAAACACAGAAAGACAATCTGGACCATTTTATAAAACGCGGTCACGTGAACAGCCTTTGTGAGAGTTGTACCGCCTCGGCTTTGTTTACACTACAACTTAACGCGCCAGCGGGAGGACAAGGGAACAGGGTCGGATTAAGGGGCGGCGGCCCTTTAACAACATTGCTTGTCCCGGAAGAGGCCAACTCGAACCTGTGGCATAAGGTCTGGCTCAACATTTTGAATAAGGAGGACAACGAGGAGTTCTTCAGCCCCGGACCACTTGATGATAGTGTCCTGCCGTGGTTGGGACCGACCCGAATATCGGACAAACAGGGGGTTGCCACTACGCCCGAAGATTGCCATGCTTTACAAATGTATTGGGGCATGCCCCGCCGGATAAGGCTTAGAGCCAATGAAGAAAAGGGCAATTGTGACATCTGCGGACACCCATCCAACGTGCTTTATAAGACATATAAAGCAAAAAATTTTGGGATTGACTATGTCGGCGCCTGGGTCCACCCGCTTACGCCATATCGTTTTGACACCGACCATCAAAAGCCTCCCCTTTCGCTTAAAGGTCAGAAAGGCGGCCTGGGCTACAGACACTGGCTCGGCCTGGCGTTGCAGGATACTGAAACCGGGAATAAGGCAGCGACGACAGTACAGTTCTATAACGACGAACGGGGGCCGACGCTTTTCAACAACCAGTCTGCCGCTTTGTGGTGCTTCGGCTTTGATATGGACAATATGAAAGCCCGCTGCTGGTATGACACCCATTTCCCTGTTCTCATACTTAATAAACAACAAAAAGAGAATCTGATTGCATGGGCAGTTGAATTGATCGGTTCGGCAAGGGCGACGGTTAAAATCCTGAGGGATGCCGTAAAATCTGCCTGGTTTAAACGTCCCGGCGACGCCAAGGGAGACATGAGTGCTATTGACCGGCAGTTCTGGGAAACGACCGAACCGGGGTTTTATAAGTTACTTGACGACATGGCGAAACTGCCTAGCGCGACCAGAATGGCTCCCCCTGAAATATATGCAAACTGGTTTCGAATGATCAAAGAATCGATGTTTGATATTTTTGAGAAAGCCACCCTGTACAACAGTCCCGAAGAAGTTGATCTTAAACAAATAGTATCAGCCAAACAGTCTTTAACCAAAACATTCTATAACAACAGCGTAATCAAGAATTTGAAAGCAAAGGCAAAAGAGGAGGTTGCCCAATGA
- the cas1e gene encoding type I-E CRISPR-associated endonuclease Cas1e, translated as MTDSHFVPLKPIPIKDRVSMVFVYYGQIDVKDGAFVVVDDVNGERKHIPVGSVACIMLEPGTRISHAAVKLAATTGTLLIWVGEAGVRLYSAGQPGGARSDKLLYQAKLALDEQLRLKVVRRMFEIRFGEKPPERRSVDQLRGIEGARVRKIYELMAKQYGVPWKGRRYDPKDWESGDVINKCLSAATSCLYGVTEAAILAAGYAPAVGFIHSGKPLSFVYDIADIYKFDTVVPVAFRVAAKKPAHPDREVRIACRDAFRETRLLQKIIPGIEDILSAGGIKPPPPPEDAQPPAIPEPESIGDQGHRSA; from the coding sequence ATGACTGACTCTCATTTCGTTCCACTCAAACCCATACCCATAAAGGACCGTGTGTCCATGGTATTTGTGTACTACGGCCAGATTGATGTGAAAGACGGCGCTTTTGTGGTGGTGGATGATGTCAACGGCGAGCGGAAGCACATTCCGGTAGGGTCGGTAGCATGCATCATGCTGGAGCCCGGCACCCGTATCAGCCACGCCGCCGTGAAGCTGGCGGCCACCACAGGAACCTTGTTGATATGGGTTGGAGAAGCCGGAGTGAGGCTGTACTCGGCGGGTCAGCCTGGTGGTGCCCGTTCGGACAAGCTGCTGTATCAGGCCAAACTTGCCCTGGATGAACAGTTGCGGCTGAAGGTAGTGCGCCGAATGTTTGAAATCCGGTTTGGTGAAAAGCCGCCGGAACGCCGCAGTGTGGATCAGCTACGCGGGATCGAAGGCGCGCGGGTCAGAAAAATATATGAACTTATGGCAAAGCAGTATGGTGTGCCATGGAAGGGCAGGCGCTATGATCCTAAAGACTGGGAGTCCGGTGATGTTATAAATAAATGTTTGAGCGCCGCCACATCATGCTTGTATGGCGTTACCGAAGCCGCCATTCTGGCGGCCGGATACGCACCCGCTGTCGGCTTCATCCATTCTGGAAAGCCACTGTCGTTTGTGTATGATATTGCCGATATCTATAAGTTTGATACAGTGGTGCCGGTGGCGTTTCGTGTGGCAGCAAAAAAACCGGCTCATCCGGACCGAGAGGTGAGGATCGCCTGCCGGGATGCGTTTCGGGAAACCCGGCTGCTTCAGAAAATTATTCCGGGAATAGAAGATATCCTTTCAGCCGGTGGGATTAAGCCGCCTCCACCCCCTGAAGATGCCCAGCCTCCGGCAATACCGGAGCCTGAATCAATCGGAGACCAGGGTCACAGGAGCGCATAG
- a CDS encoding patatin-like phospholipase family protein, with translation MAENRKKTVSLVLGSGGARGLAHIGVIHWLEENGYDIRSITGCSMGALVGGIFAAGKLDEYETWVRGVTRRDILTLIDLSWGGGGLVKGDRIIHTMVDLVGEIAIEDLPIAYTAVAVDLKNEKEVWIQSGPLFDAIRASISLPLFFTPFRFKGVPLIDGGVLNPVPIAPTFGDGTDMTIAVNLDGPSKKETTPPEPLPEAEPASPFAETISRLIKKFRKSEEPDEPDDEEEWGMFDVASMAFDAMQGTIARLKLAAYPPTCVVEIPKNACGLLEFDRAAEMIDLGYRSTQDRLSCLFDPDDTEDRQAAGSIEKVQSPADQKENHDE, from the coding sequence ATGGCGGAAAACCGGAAAAAAACAGTCTCTTTGGTACTGGGCAGCGGCGGGGCCCGTGGCCTGGCCCACATCGGCGTGATCCACTGGCTGGAAGAAAACGGCTACGACATCCGCTCGATTACCGGCTGCTCCATGGGCGCCCTGGTGGGCGGCATCTTTGCTGCCGGCAAGCTGGACGAGTATGAAACCTGGGTGCGCGGCGTCACGCGAAGAGACATCCTGACGCTTATCGACCTGTCCTGGGGCGGCGGCGGCCTGGTCAAGGGAGATCGCATCATTCACACCATGGTCGACCTGGTGGGAGAGATAGCCATCGAAGACCTGCCCATTGCCTATACGGCCGTGGCCGTGGACCTGAAAAACGAAAAAGAGGTGTGGATCCAGTCCGGCCCCCTGTTTGACGCCATTCGGGCATCCATCTCCCTGCCCCTGTTTTTTACACCCTTCCGGTTCAAGGGGGTGCCGCTGATCGACGGCGGCGTTCTTAACCCCGTGCCCATTGCCCCCACCTTTGGCGACGGCACCGACATGACCATTGCCGTCAACCTGGACGGGCCGTCAAAAAAAGAGACAACACCACCCGAGCCGCTTCCCGAAGCCGAGCCGGCCTCCCCTTTTGCGGAAACCATCAGCCGGTTGATTAAAAAATTTCGCAAAAGTGAAGAACCCGACGAGCCGGACGACGAAGAAGAGTGGGGTATGTTCGACGTCGCCTCCATGGCCTTTGACGCCATGCAGGGCACCATTGCCCGGCTCAAGCTGGCCGCTTACCCGCCCACCTGCGTGGTGGAAATCCCCAAAAACGCCTGCGGCCTGCTGGAGTTTGACCGGGCCGCCGAAATGATCGACCTGGGCTACCGGTCCACGCAGGACCGGCTCTCCTGCCTGTTCGACCCGGACGATACCGAAGACCGGCAGGCGGCAGGATCAATTGAAAAAGTTCAATCCCCGGCGGACCAAAAGGAGAACCATGACGAATAA
- the cas7e gene encoding type I-E CRISPR-associated protein Cas7/Cse4/CasC has product MSRFIQLHLLTAYPPANLNRDDMGSPKTAKMGGYERLRVSSQCLKRSWRTSDAFQAAMAGHIGKRTKEMGLKVYEILRKKDVTHKDAIAWSKSIAGVFGKLKELSKKEKDGLKDLDKKDREKKELVELEIEQLAFFDTGEEQGIIDLANTIVKRTEGPTDQELELLRDRMQAVDIALFGRMLASKPSYSIEAACQVAHSISVHPVVIEDDYFTAVDDLNNGLEDMGAAHIGETRFAAGLFYSYVCINRDLLIENLGGDKALAAKAIRALVEAAVKVAPEGKQNSFASRAYASYVLSEKGDQQPRSLSVAYLKPINHRENENFISDSIKALVEQKDCFDSVYGKCADGRYEINVPKKEGTLADLLDFVSQ; this is encoded by the coding sequence ATGAGCCGATTTATTCAATTACATTTATTGACCGCCTATCCACCCGCCAACCTGAATCGCGATGACATGGGCAGCCCCAAAACCGCAAAAATGGGCGGGTATGAACGCCTCCGGGTATCGTCTCAATGCCTGAAACGGTCATGGCGAACTTCGGATGCGTTTCAAGCAGCAATGGCCGGGCATATTGGCAAGCGGACGAAAGAAATGGGTTTGAAGGTATACGAAATCCTTCGGAAGAAAGATGTTACCCACAAAGATGCCATAGCGTGGTCTAAATCGATAGCGGGCGTTTTCGGGAAGCTTAAGGAGCTTTCCAAAAAGGAAAAGGATGGCCTGAAGGACCTGGATAAGAAGGATCGCGAAAAAAAAGAACTGGTGGAACTTGAAATAGAACAATTAGCCTTCTTTGATACCGGAGAAGAGCAAGGCATAATTGACCTTGCAAATACAATTGTTAAAAGAACAGAAGGCCCAACAGACCAGGAATTGGAACTCTTGCGTGATAGGATGCAGGCTGTCGATATTGCCCTCTTTGGACGAATGCTTGCATCAAAACCCTCTTATAGCATCGAAGCGGCCTGTCAGGTTGCTCATTCAATCAGCGTTCATCCGGTAGTTATAGAGGATGACTATTTTACCGCAGTTGATGATTTGAATAATGGCCTGGAAGACATGGGCGCTGCCCATATCGGGGAAACCCGTTTTGCGGCCGGGTTGTTTTATTCCTATGTATGCATCAATCGAGATCTGCTGATCGAAAATCTGGGCGGCGACAAAGCTCTGGCCGCAAAAGCCATCCGGGCCTTGGTCGAAGCAGCGGTCAAGGTCGCGCCGGAAGGCAAGCAAAACAGCTTTGCGTCCCGGGCCTATGCCTCCTATGTCCTTTCGGAAAAAGGCGACCAGCAGCCCCGCTCCCTGTCGGTCGCCTATTTAAAACCGATCAACCACCGTGAAAATGAGAATTTTATCAGTGATTCCATTAAGGCGCTGGTTGAGCAAAAAGACTGCTTTGATTCGGTTTACGGCAAATGCGCGGATGGTCGATATGAAATAAATGTTCCCAAAAAAGAAGGCACCTTGGCTGATCTGCTGGACTTTGTAAGCCAATAG
- a CDS encoding addiction module antidote protein: MKVTTKKWDASEYLDSPEMIHEYLQAAFAEGDSELLLAAIGNVAKARGMSEIARKTNLSRQNLYKALGPNGAPKFDTVKKVIEALGCKLAVM, from the coding sequence ATGAAAGTAACCACAAAAAAATGGGATGCCAGCGAGTATCTGGACAGCCCGGAAATGATTCATGAGTACCTTCAGGCGGCTTTTGCCGAAGGTGACAGCGAATTGCTGCTGGCTGCCATTGGCAATGTAGCCAAAGCCAGGGGCATGAGCGAGATAGCCCGCAAGACCAACCTGAGCCGGCAGAATCTTTATAAAGCCTTGGGACCCAACGGCGCTCCAAAATTTGATACTGTCAAAAAAGTTATCGAGGCGCTGGGCTGCAAGCTGGCTGTAATGTAA